A genomic region of Pseudomonas migulae contains the following coding sequences:
- a CDS encoding GNAT family N-acetyltransferase: MTLSIELSQNPTPEDREAILAPLRAYNVAQAGDGKAQPLALLVRDDQGEILGGLYGRFFYQWLFIELLSVPEQGRGQGIGSRLMQMAEDLAREKECVGIWLDTFDFQAPEFYKKLGYSELGQIVDYPPGHSRFFFQKRLLN; encoded by the coding sequence ATGACACTCAGCATTGAACTGTCGCAAAACCCGACACCGGAAGATCGCGAGGCGATCCTCGCACCGTTGCGGGCCTACAACGTCGCCCAAGCGGGTGACGGCAAAGCGCAACCGCTGGCCTTGCTGGTGCGCGATGACCAGGGTGAAATCCTGGGCGGACTGTATGGGCGGTTTTTCTATCAGTGGTTATTTATCGAACTGCTGTCGGTGCCGGAACAGGGCCGAGGACAAGGCATCGGCTCCAGGCTGATGCAGATGGCAGAAGACCTGGCGCGGGAGAAGGAATGCGTGGGGATCTGGCTGGACACCTTCGACTTTCAGGCGCCGGAGTTTTACAAGAAGCTTGGGTATAGCGAACTGGGGCAGATCGTTGACTACCCGCCGGGGCACAGCCGCTTCTTTTTCCAGAAGCGCCTGCTCAACTGA
- a CDS encoding YoaK family protein, producing MLPSSSTTRASPGHLHTQKWRGRIGLSLVAALSVLAGMTDAIGFMASGDFVSFMSGNTTRLAVAISDGDMGLTLRLLLLVATFILGNALGIVVSRVGGRRALPLLLCIAMLLCAAAAWPYDEQLPALLAAIIAMGMLNAAVEEVNGLPVGLTYVTGALSRFGRGLGRWMLGERRNGWRVQLIPWTGMFAGAVLGAVLEHHLGLQALFVSGLLAGALGVLSLKIPRRWQLGYMPR from the coding sequence ATGCTGCCTTCGTCCTCCACCACCCGCGCCAGTCCGGGGCACCTGCACACCCAGAAATGGCGCGGACGTATCGGTCTGTCGCTGGTCGCCGCACTCTCGGTACTCGCCGGCATGACCGACGCCATCGGCTTCATGGCCAGCGGCGACTTCGTTTCCTTCATGAGCGGCAACACGACCCGCCTCGCCGTGGCGATCAGCGACGGCGACATGGGCCTGACGTTGCGCCTGCTGCTCCTCGTGGCGACGTTCATCCTCGGTAACGCCTTGGGCATTGTGGTCAGTCGTGTGGGCGGGCGTCGGGCGCTGCCGTTGTTGCTGTGCATCGCCATGCTGTTGTGCGCGGCTGCGGCCTGGCCTTATGACGAACAACTGCCGGCGCTGCTGGCAGCGATCATCGCCATGGGCATGCTCAATGCCGCGGTCGAAGAAGTGAATGGCCTGCCGGTGGGCCTGACCTACGTCACGGGCGCCTTGTCTCGCTTCGGCCGTGGATTGGGACGCTGGATGCTCGGCGAACGGCGCAACGGTTGGCGGGTGCAGTTGATTCCCTGGACCGGGATGTTTGCCGGCGCAGTGCTGGGGGCTGTGCTGGAACATCATCTCGGGCTTCAGGCGCTGTTTGTCAGCGGGTTGCTGGCGGGTGCGCTGGGGGTGCTGTCGCTGAAGATTCCGCGGCGTTGGCAGTTGGGGTATATGCCGCGCTAA
- a CDS encoding glutathione S-transferase family protein has protein sequence MGLLVEGRWHDQWYESSKDGAFQREQAQRRNWLTADGIPGPTGVGGFAAEAGRYHLYVSLACPWAHRTLILRKLKGLESLIDVSVVSWLMLENGWTFDKHFGSTGDKLDHFDFMHQRYTADTADYTGRVTVPVLWDKQQNRIVNNESAEIIRMFNSAFDDLTGNDLDFYPAPLRGEIDALNERIYPAVNNGVYRAGFATSQKAYEEAFDEVFAELDRLESLLGANRYLTGEYLTEADIRLFTTLIRFDAVYHGHFKCNLRRIADYPNLSNWLREIYQWPGIAETVDFTHIKNHYYGSHKTINPTGIVPKGPEQDFTAAHDRARLSGKGVWRKA, from the coding sequence ATGGGTTTGTTAGTTGAAGGTCGCTGGCATGACCAGTGGTACGAAAGCAGCAAGGACGGTGCGTTCCAGCGTGAACAGGCACAGCGTCGCAACTGGCTGACCGCCGACGGCATACCGGGTCCGACCGGTGTCGGTGGCTTTGCGGCCGAAGCGGGTCGCTATCATTTGTATGTGTCCCTCGCCTGTCCGTGGGCGCATCGCACGTTGATTCTGCGCAAACTCAAAGGTCTCGAAAGCCTGATCGACGTGTCGGTGGTCAGCTGGCTGATGCTGGAAAACGGCTGGACCTTCGACAAGCACTTTGGCTCGACGGGCGACAAGCTCGATCACTTCGACTTCATGCACCAACGTTACACCGCCGATACCGCCGACTACACCGGGCGCGTCACCGTGCCGGTGCTCTGGGACAAACAGCAGAACCGCATCGTCAACAATGAATCGGCGGAGATCATCCGCATGTTCAACAGTGCCTTCGATGACTTGACCGGTAATGACCTGGACTTCTATCCGGCGCCGTTGCGGGGCGAGATCGATGCGCTGAACGAACGGATTTATCCGGCGGTGAACAACGGCGTGTACCGTGCCGGGTTTGCCACGTCGCAAAAGGCTTATGAAGAGGCGTTCGATGAGGTGTTTGCCGAGCTGGATCGGCTGGAGTCATTGCTCGGCGCCAATCGCTACCTGACCGGTGAATACCTGACGGAGGCGGACATTCGGCTGTTCACCACGTTGATTCGCTTTGATGCGGTGTACCACGGACACTTCAAGTGCAACCTGCGGCGGATTGCCGATTATCCGAACCTGTCGAACTGGCTGCGGGAGATTTATCAGTGGCCGGGGATTGCCGAGACGGTGGATTTCACTCACATCAAGAACCACTACTACGGTAGCCATAAGACCATCAACCCAACGGGTATCGTGCCGAAAGGGCCGGAGCAGGATTTCACCGCAGCCCATGATCGGGCACGGTTGAGCGGGAAAGGGGTTTGGCGCAAGGCCTGA
- a CDS encoding DUF6388 family protein, with translation MAATEQQHEQALQKFLDERPELRHELDNLNPLLAQAKGETAAQYRDERLHEAFEAEAERLGLFAWELTLQLTAATAEAYQAQRMEVHREVAEMAGMDWREYCELYGLNP, from the coding sequence ATGGCGGCAACCGAACAGCAACACGAGCAGGCGCTGCAGAAGTTTCTCGATGAGCGCCCCGAACTGCGCCACGAACTCGACAACCTCAATCCGCTGCTGGCCCAGGCCAAGGGTGAAACCGCGGCTCAGTATCGCGACGAGCGTCTGCACGAAGCGTTCGAAGCCGAAGCCGAGCGCCTGGGGTTGTTCGCCTGGGAGCTGACGCTGCAACTGACTGCCGCGACGGCCGAGGCTTATCAGGCCCAGCGTATGGAGGTGCACAGGGAAGTGGCGGAAATGGCAGGGATGGACTGGCGGGAATATTGCGAGTTATATGGATTGAATCCGTAA
- the crcB gene encoding fluoride efflux transporter CrcB, with protein MLPLIVAVSVGGIAGTLLRFATGNWVNANWPRHFYTATLAVNIVGCLLIGVLYGLFLIRPEVPIEVRAGLMVGFLGGLTTFSSFSLDTVRLLESGQVPLALGYAAISVFGGLLATWAGLSLTKL; from the coding sequence GTGCTTCCATTGATCGTTGCGGTTTCCGTCGGCGGGATCGCTGGCACCCTGTTGCGCTTCGCCACAGGTAATTGGGTCAACGCTAATTGGCCGCGGCACTTCTATACCGCGACGCTGGCCGTTAATATCGTCGGCTGTTTGCTGATCGGCGTTCTATACGGTCTGTTTTTGATACGCCCGGAGGTGCCGATCGAGGTGCGTGCCGGGTTGATGGTCGGCTTCCTCGGGGGGCTGACGACTTTTTCATCCTTTTCACTGGATACGGTGCGCCTGCTGGAAAGCGGGCAAGTGCCGCTGGCCCTGGGCTATGCTGCCATCAGCGTATTCGGCGGGCTGCTCGCCACCTGGGCCGGCCTGTCCTTGACCAAACTTTGA
- a CDS encoding hemerythrin domain-containing protein translates to MNIFEALRESHDRQRTYADALIKTSGDTPERVEAYKQLKSELQAHETAEERHFYMPLMEFDNGVDLSRHAISEHHEMDEMMEELDETEMSSPAWLATAKKLSEKVHHHLKEEEQKFFQMAGKLLDDKQKETLAGQYEKEYKAQLS, encoded by the coding sequence TTGAACATTTTTGAAGCCTTGCGCGAAAGCCATGACCGCCAACGCACCTACGCGGATGCATTGATCAAGACCAGCGGCGACACCCCGGAGCGCGTGGAAGCCTACAAACAGCTCAAGTCCGAACTCCAGGCCCACGAAACCGCAGAAGAGCGGCATTTCTACATGCCATTGATGGAGTTCGACAACGGCGTCGACCTCAGCCGCCATGCGATTTCCGAACACCACGAAATGGACGAAATGATGGAAGAACTCGACGAGACCGAGATGTCCAGCCCCGCTTGGCTGGCGACCGCGAAGAAGCTCTCCGAAAAGGTCCATCACCACTTGAAAGAGGAAGAGCAGAAGTTCTTCCAGATGGCCGGTAAATTGCTCGACGACAAGCAGAAAGAAACGCTCGCCGGGCAATATGAGAAGGAATACAAGGCTCAACTGTCATGA
- a CDS encoding replication-associated recombination protein A: MDLFRSAPISQPLAARLRAANLDEYVGQEHLLARGKPLREALEQGALHSMIFWGPPGVGKTTLARLLAEVSDAHFETVSAVLAGVKEIRQAVEVAKQQAGQYGKRTILFVDEVHRFNKSQQDAFLPYVEDGTLIFIGATTENPSFELNNALLSRARVYVLKSLDEAALRKLVHRALTEERGLGKRQLTLSDEGFQMLLSAADGDGRRLLNLLENASDLAEDNSEIGIDLLQSLLGDTRRRFDKGGEAFYDQISALHKSVRGSNPDGALYWFARMIDGGCDPLYLARRVVRMASEDIGNADPRALSLCLAAWEVQERLGSPEGELAVAQAITYLACAPKSNAVYMGFKAAMRSATEHGSLEVPLHLRNAPTKLMKQLGYGDEYRYAHDEPDAYAAGEDYFPEELEPQPFYQPVPRGLELKIGEKLNHLAQLDRLSPRQRRK, from the coding sequence ATGGACCTGTTTCGCAGCGCCCCGATCTCCCAGCCCTTGGCCGCCCGTTTGCGCGCAGCCAATCTGGACGAGTACGTCGGTCAGGAACACCTGCTCGCTCGCGGCAAGCCATTGCGCGAAGCGCTGGAGCAGGGGGCCCTGCACTCGATGATTTTCTGGGGCCCGCCGGGCGTGGGTAAAACCACGTTGGCGCGGTTGCTGGCGGAAGTCTCGGACGCGCATTTCGAAACGGTCTCGGCTGTCCTGGCCGGGGTGAAGGAAATCCGCCAGGCGGTGGAAGTCGCCAAGCAGCAGGCCGGTCAGTACGGCAAGCGCACCATCCTGTTCGTCGATGAAGTGCATCGTTTCAACAAGTCGCAGCAGGATGCGTTTCTGCCGTACGTTGAGGACGGCACGCTGATTTTCATCGGCGCGACCACGGAAAACCCCTCGTTCGAACTCAATAACGCCTTGCTCTCCCGGGCGCGCGTCTATGTGCTGAAAAGCCTCGACGAAGCGGCCCTGCGCAAGCTGGTGCATCGTGCGCTGACGGAAGAGCGGGGCTTGGGCAAACGGCAACTGACCCTCAGCGATGAAGGTTTCCAGATGCTGTTGTCCGCTGCCGATGGCGATGGTCGGCGCCTGCTCAATCTGCTGGAAAACGCCTCGGACCTTGCCGAAGACAACAGTGAAATCGGCATCGATCTGCTGCAAAGTCTTTTGGGCGATACCCGCCGCCGATTCGACAAGGGCGGCGAAGCGTTTTACGACCAGATTTCCGCGCTGCATAAATCGGTACGCGGTTCCAATCCCGACGGTGCGCTGTACTGGTTCGCGCGGATGATCGACGGCGGTTGCGATCCGCTGTACCTGGCCCGGCGCGTGGTGCGCATGGCCAGCGAGGACATCGGCAATGCCGATCCCCGCGCCCTGAGCCTGTGCCTGGCGGCGTGGGAAGTGCAGGAGCGCCTCGGCAGCCCGGAAGGCGAACTGGCGGTGGCCCAGGCCATCACTTATCTGGCTTGCGCGCCGAAAAGCAACGCGGTGTACATGGGCTTCAAGGCGGCCATGCGCAGCGCCACCGAACATGGCTCGCTCGAAGTGCCGTTGCACCTGCGCAACGCGCCGACCAAGCTGATGAAGCAATTGGGTTATGGCGACGAATACCGTTATGCCCACGATGAGCCAGACGCCTACGCCGCTGGCGAAGATTACTTCCCCGAAGAGCTTGAGCCACAACCGTTCTATCAACCGGTGCCCCGTGGCCTGGAGCTGAAGATCGGCGAAAAGCTCAATCACCTCGCGCAACTTGACCGTTTAAGCCCCCGGCAGCGGAGAAAATAG
- the tusD gene encoding sulfurtransferase complex subunit TusD, which produces MKFAIALFSAAHAPSSRRALLFAQAALAGGHEIVRLFFYQDGVYNASSSVVTPQDELDLPRQWRTFVTEHQLDGVVCIAAALRRGVLNEEEAGRYQREAIAVGAPWELSGLGQLHDAVQDADRLICFGGA; this is translated from the coding sequence ATGAAGTTCGCCATCGCGCTGTTTTCCGCCGCCCATGCGCCCTCCTCGCGCCGCGCCTTGCTGTTCGCCCAGGCGGCGCTGGCCGGCGGGCATGAAATTGTCCGGCTGTTTTTCTATCAGGATGGCGTGTACAACGCCTCTTCCAGCGTGGTCACGCCCCAGGATGAGCTGGACTTGCCCAGGCAATGGCGTACGTTTGTCACCGAGCACCAGCTGGACGGCGTGGTCTGCATCGCCGCCGCCCTGCGCCGTGGCGTGCTGAACGAAGAAGAAGCCGGGCGCTATCAGCGTGAAGCCATTGCAGTCGGCGCGCCGTGGGAATTGTCCGGGCTCGGCCAGTTGCATGACGCGGTGCAGGATGCCGACCGCCTGATCTGCTTCGGAGGTGCGTGA
- a CDS encoding glycosyl transferase family protein, which translates to MTDYPALTLETPAEHPFAQFVRILGKGKRGARDLTREEAREAMGMVLDDKVEDTQLGAFLMLLRHKEESAEEMAGFTEALRERLLAPSLNVDLDWPTYAGKKRHLPWYLLAAKCLAQNGVRIFMHGGGAHTAGRLYSEQLLEELKIPLCRNWQQVGAALDNIGLAFMPLVDWAPQLQRMIDLRNTLGLRSPIHSLARILNPLSARCGLQSIFHPGYQAVHRDASGLLGDTAIVVKGDGGEIEINPDADSHLYGTTGGESWDEEWPQLSGQRHVKPASLDPGHLKAVWRGDVVDSYPQMALIATMALALRGLGQTREQAFATAQQYWDARDRSI; encoded by the coding sequence ATGACCGACTACCCAGCGTTGACCCTCGAAACGCCCGCCGAACACCCGTTCGCCCAATTCGTTCGGATCCTCGGCAAAGGCAAGCGTGGCGCCCGGGACCTGACCCGGGAAGAAGCCCGCGAAGCCATGGGCATGGTGCTCGACGACAAGGTCGAGGACACCCAGCTCGGCGCCTTTCTGATGCTGTTGCGGCACAAGGAAGAAAGCGCCGAAGAGATGGCCGGGTTCACCGAAGCCTTGCGTGAACGTTTGCTGGCACCGTCATTGAATGTCGATCTGGACTGGCCGACCTACGCCGGCAAGAAGCGTCATTTGCCGTGGTATCTGCTGGCGGCCAAGTGCCTGGCGCAGAACGGCGTGCGGATTTTCATGCACGGCGGCGGCGCGCACACTGCCGGGCGGCTGTACAGCGAGCAACTGCTGGAAGAGTTGAAAATCCCGTTGTGCCGCAACTGGCAACAGGTCGGGGCAGCCCTCGATAACATCGGCCTCGCATTCATGCCGCTGGTGGATTGGGCGCCGCAACTGCAACGCATGATCGACCTGCGCAACACCCTCGGCCTGCGCTCGCCGATCCATTCCCTGGCGCGGATTCTCAACCCGTTGAGCGCTCGCTGTGGCCTGCAAAGCATTTTCCATCCCGGCTATCAGGCAGTGCACCGCGATGCCAGCGGCTTGCTCGGCGACACGGCGATCGTGGTCAAGGGTGATGGCGGCGAGATCGAGATCAACCCGGACGCCGACAGCCACTTGTACGGCACCACCGGCGGCGAGAGCTGGGACGAGGAATGGCCGCAGCTGTCGGGCCAGCGCCACGTCAAACCCGCCTCGCTCGACCCCGGACATTTGAAAGCCGTGTGGCGTGGTGATGTGGTCGACAGCTACCCGCAAATGGCCCTGATCGCGACCATGGCCCTCGCCTTGCGCGGCCTTGGCCAGACGCGCGAACAAGCCTTTGCAACTGCCCAGCAGTATTGGGATGCCCGGGACAGATCGATTTAA
- the serS gene encoding serine--tRNA ligase encodes MLDSKLLRSNLQDVADRLASRGYTLDVARIEALEEQRKTVQTRTEALQAERNARSKSIGQAKQRGEDIAPLMADVERMANELSAGKVELDGIQTDLDSILLGIPNLPHESVPIGDDEDGNVEVRRWGTPTAFDFPVQDHVALGEKFGWLDFETAAKLSGARFALLRGPIARLHRALAQFMINLHTSEHGYEEAYTPYLVQAPALQGTGQLPKFEEDLFKIAREGEADLYLIPTAEVSLTNIVAGEIVDSKLLPIKFVAHTPCFRSEAGASGRDTRGMIRQHQFDKVEMVQIVEPSTSMEALEGLTANAEKVLQLLELPYRTLALCTGDMGFSAVKTYDLEVWIPSQDKYREISSCSNCGDFQARRMQARFRNPETGKPELVHTLNGSGLAVGRTLVAVLENYQQADGSIRVPEVLKPYMGGLEVIG; translated from the coding sequence ATGCTCGATTCCAAACTGTTACGTAGCAACCTTCAGGACGTAGCGGACCGCCTGGCTTCCCGTGGCTATACGCTGGATGTTGCGCGCATCGAAGCGCTGGAAGAACAGCGCAAGACCGTCCAGACCCGCACCGAAGCACTGCAGGCTGAACGTAATGCGCGCTCCAAATCCATCGGTCAGGCCAAGCAGCGCGGTGAAGACATCGCGCCGTTGATGGCGGACGTCGAGCGCATGGCGAATGAATTGAGCGCCGGTAAAGTCGAGCTGGACGGCATCCAGACCGACCTGGATTCGATCCTGCTCGGCATCCCGAACCTGCCGCACGAGTCCGTGCCGATCGGCGATGACGAAGACGGCAACGTCGAAGTGCGCCGCTGGGGCACCCCGACCGCGTTCGATTTCCCGGTCCAGGACCACGTTGCACTGGGCGAGAAGTTCGGCTGGCTGGATTTCGAAACTGCCGCCAAGCTGTCCGGTGCCCGTTTCGCTTTGTTGCGCGGCCCGATTGCGCGTCTGCACCGCGCCCTGGCGCAGTTCATGATCAACCTGCACACCAGCGAACACGGTTACGAAGAGGCTTACACGCCTTATCTGGTCCAGGCGCCGGCGCTGCAAGGCACCGGTCAGTTGCCGAAATTCGAAGAAGACCTGTTCAAGATCGCTCGCGAAGGCGAGGCCGATCTGTACCTGATTCCGACCGCTGAAGTGTCGCTGACCAACATCGTGGCCGGCGAAATCGTCGATTCGAAACTGCTGCCGATCAAGTTCGTCGCTCACACCCCGTGCTTCCGTAGCGAAGCCGGCGCATCGGGTCGCGATACCCGCGGCATGATTCGCCAGCACCAGTTCGACAAGGTCGAGATGGTCCAGATCGTTGAGCCATCGACCTCGATGGAAGCGCTGGAAGGCCTGACCGCCAACGCCGAGAAAGTCCTGCAACTGCTGGAACTGCCTTACCGCACACTGGCGCTGTGCACCGGCGACATGGGCTTCAGCGCGGTCAAGACCTACGACCTGGAAGTGTGGATTCCGAGCCAGGACAAGTACCGCGAAATTTCGTCGTGCTCCAACTGCGGCGACTTCCAGGCCCGTCGTATGCAAGCGCGTTTCCGCAACCCGGAAACCGGCAAGCCTGAACTGGTTCACACCCTGAACGGTTCCGGTCTGGCGGTCGGTCGTACGCTGGTGGCGGTGCTGGAAAACTACCAGCAGGCCGACGGTTCGATCCGTGTGCCGGAGGTGCTGAAACCGTACATGGGTGGCCTTGAGGTCATCGGCTAA
- the tusC gene encoding sulfurtransferase complex subunit TusC — protein sequence MPKSLLIISRQAPWSGPNAREALDIVLAGGAFDLPIGLLFLDDGVFQLAAKQDAKALQQKDLSANLQALPMFGVEDLFVCGDSAAERGLDPTALALEEAQLLATDEITALIDRYDQVITL from the coding sequence ATGCCCAAATCCCTGCTGATCATCAGCCGTCAGGCTCCGTGGTCCGGGCCGAATGCGCGGGAAGCACTGGACATCGTGCTGGCCGGCGGCGCGTTCGACCTGCCGATCGGCCTGCTGTTTCTCGATGACGGGGTGTTCCAGCTCGCCGCGAAACAGGATGCCAAGGCCCTGCAACAGAAAGACCTGAGCGCCAACCTGCAAGCGCTACCGATGTTCGGTGTCGAAGACCTGTTCGTCTGTGGCGACAGCGCCGCTGAACGCGGTCTGGACCCGACTGCTTTGGCGCTCGAAGAAGCGCAGTTGCTGGCCACCGATGAAATCACCGCCCTCATTGACCGTTACGACCAGGTGATCACCCTCTGA
- the cysG gene encoding siroheme synthase CysG, which produces MDYLPLFHNLRGSRVLVVGGGEIALRKSRLLADAGALLRVVAPEIEPQLRELVSGSGGECLLRGYVEADLDGCGLIIAATDDEPLNAQVSADAHRRCVPVNVVDAPALCSVIFPAIVDRSPLIIAVSSGGDAPVLARLIRAKIETWIPSTYGQLAGLAARFRNQVKGLFPDVQQRRAFWEDVFQGPIADRQLAGQGAEAERLLQAKIDGKAPVATGEVYLVGAGPGDPDLLTFRALRLMQQADVVLYDRLVAPAILELCRRDAERVYVGKRRADHAVPQDQINQQLVDLAKQGKRVVRLKGGDPFIFGRGGEEIEELAAHGIPFQVVPGITAASGCAAYAGIPLTHRDYAQSVRFVTGHLKDGSTDLPWADLVAPAQTLVFYMGLVGLPIICEQLIKHGRGADTPAALIQQGTTVNQRVFTGTLADLPRLVAEHEVHAPTLVIVGEVVQLREKLAWFEGAQSQV; this is translated from the coding sequence ATGGACTATCTGCCGCTGTTTCATAACCTTCGCGGCAGTCGTGTGTTGGTCGTCGGCGGGGGGGAGATTGCCTTGCGCAAATCCCGCCTGCTGGCCGATGCCGGTGCGCTGCTGCGGGTGGTCGCACCTGAAATCGAACCGCAACTGCGCGAGCTGGTTTCCGGCAGCGGTGGCGAGTGCCTGTTGCGTGGCTACGTTGAAGCGGATCTGGATGGTTGCGGGCTGATCATCGCCGCCACCGACGACGAACCGCTGAACGCACAGGTTTCCGCCGATGCCCATCGGCGTTGCGTGCCGGTCAATGTGGTGGATGCGCCTGCGCTGTGCAGCGTGATTTTCCCAGCCATCGTCGACCGTTCGCCGCTGATCATCGCCGTGTCCAGCGGCGGCGATGCGCCGGTGCTGGCGCGTCTGATCCGCGCGAAAATCGAAACCTGGATTCCTTCCACCTACGGTCAACTGGCCGGGCTGGCGGCGCGTTTTCGCAACCAGGTCAAAGGTCTGTTCCCGGATGTACAGCAGCGTCGGGCGTTCTGGGAGGATGTGTTCCAGGGCCCGATTGCCGACCGGCAACTGGCCGGGCAGGGCGCCGAAGCCGAGCGTCTGTTGCAGGCAAAAATCGATGGTAAAGCGCCCGTCGCCACGGGCGAAGTCTATTTGGTCGGTGCCGGTCCGGGTGATCCGGATCTGCTGACCTTCCGCGCCTTACGCCTGATGCAGCAAGCCGATGTGGTGCTGTACGACCGCTTGGTGGCACCGGCGATTCTCGAGTTGTGCCGTCGCGATGCCGAGCGCGTCTACGTCGGCAAGCGTCGCGCCGATCACGCCGTGCCGCAGGATCAGATCAACCAGCAATTGGTGGACCTGGCCAAACAGGGCAAGCGTGTCGTGCGGTTGAAGGGCGGTGATCCGTTCATCTTCGGCCGTGGCGGGGAAGAGATTGAAGAGCTGGCAGCCCACGGCATCCCGTTCCAGGTCGTGCCGGGCATTACGGCGGCCAGCGGTTGCGCGGCGTATGCCGGGATTCCGCTGACCCACCGCGATTACGCGCAGTCGGTGCGATTCGTTACCGGCCACTTGAAGGACGGCTCCACCGATTTGCCATGGGCCGATCTGGTCGCACCGGCGCAAACCCTGGTGTTTTACATGGGGCTGGTGGGCTTGCCGATCATCTGCGAGCAGTTGATCAAGCATGGTCGCGGAGCGGATACCCCGGCGGCGTTGATCCAGCAGGGGACCACGGTCAATCAGCGGGTGTTTACCGGCACCCTGGCCGATCTTCCACGGCTGGTGGCGGAGCATGAAGTGCATGCGCCGACGCTGGTGATTGTGGGGGAAGTGGTGCAGCTGCGCGAGAAACTGGCGTGGTTTGAAGGGGCTCAATCACAAGTCTGA
- the lolA gene encoding outer membrane lipoprotein chaperone LolA, which yields MRLIRMLLLPVLALTTLSAHADDKDVARLTQLLEKSQTLTARFSQLTLDGSGTQLQETAGEMSLQRPGLFYWHTDAPAEQVVVSDGKKVTLWDPDLEQATIKTLDLRLSQTPALLLSGDVSKISESFAISAKEAGGVIDFTLKPKTKDTLFDSLRLSFRNGLVNDMQLIDSVGQRTNILFTGVKANEPIPASKFKFDIPKGADVIQE from the coding sequence ATGCGTCTTATCCGCATGCTGTTGCTGCCGGTTCTGGCTTTGACCACGCTCTCGGCCCACGCCGATGACAAGGACGTGGCGCGTCTGACCCAACTGCTGGAAAAATCCCAGACCCTGACGGCCCGTTTCTCGCAGCTGACCCTCGATGGCAGCGGCACCCAGTTGCAGGAAACGGCGGGTGAAATGTCCCTGCAGCGGCCGGGCCTGTTCTACTGGCACACCGATGCGCCGGCCGAGCAGGTCGTGGTTTCCGACGGCAAGAAGGTCACGTTGTGGGACCCGGACCTGGAGCAGGCCACCATCAAGACCCTTGATCTGCGCCTGAGCCAGACCCCGGCGTTGCTGCTCTCCGGTGACGTGTCCAAGATCAGCGAGAGCTTTGCCATCAGCGCCAAGGAAGCCGGCGGCGTGATCGACTTCACCTTGAAGCCGAAAACCAAGGACACCCTGTTCGACAGCCTGCGCCTGTCGTTCCGCAATGGGCTGGTCAACGACATGCAACTGATCGATAGCGTCGGTCAGCGCACCAACATCCTGTTTACCGGCGTGAAGGCCAACGAGCCGATCCCTGCGTCGAAATTCAAGTTCGACATCCCTAAAGGTGCGGACGTGATCCAGGAGTAA
- the tusB gene encoding sulfurtransferase complex subunit TusB, whose product MSTLHVLSHSPFGDDRLTSCLRVIGANDALLLTGDAVYALQPGTAPSNALNARHPTLFVLTEDAQARALEIPDSAKAIDYPAFVELSIHYDKVNSWL is encoded by the coding sequence ATGTCGACTTTGCATGTGTTGTCTCATTCCCCGTTCGGCGACGATCGCCTGACCAGTTGCCTGCGCGTGATCGGTGCGAACGATGCGCTGCTGCTGACCGGCGACGCGGTGTACGCGTTGCAGCCGGGCACCGCGCCCAGCAACGCGCTGAACGCTCGCCACCCGACGCTGTTCGTGCTGACCGAAGACGCCCAGGCACGCGCCCTGGAGATTCCTGACAGCGCCAAGGCCATCGATTATCCCGCCTTCGTCGAACTGTCGATTCACTACGACAAGGTCAACAGCTGGCTATGA
- a CDS encoding TusE/DsrC/DsvC family sulfur relay protein: MNSLTVGARAIELDKDGFLVELSDWSAEVASALAAAEDIELSPDHWEILELLRSFYDEFQLSPATRPLIKYTALKLGPLKGNSLHLNRLFKGTPAKLAAKLAGLPKPTNCL; this comes from the coding sequence ATGAATTCACTGACCGTCGGCGCCCGCGCCATCGAGCTGGACAAGGATGGCTTCCTGGTTGAACTGAGTGACTGGTCCGCCGAGGTAGCAAGCGCTCTCGCCGCGGCCGAAGACATCGAGTTGAGCCCGGACCATTGGGAAATCCTCGAACTGCTGCGCAGCTTCTACGACGAATTCCAGCTGTCGCCGGCCACTCGTCCGCTGATCAAGTACACCGCATTGAAGCTCGGCCCGCTGAAAGGCAACAGCCTGCACCTGAACCGATTGTTCAAAGGCACCCCTGCCAAACTCGCCGCGAAACTGGCGGGCCTGCCCAAACCGACGAACTGCTTATGA